Genomic segment of Verrucomicrobium sp.:
TTCCGGCTCGGTTGAGTGCGTCGGGGCTTTTCCTCGGAATGAGTGTCGTCCTTCCGGCCTCCTCTTCGCCCGGCGGGCCGCTCGCCCGGCGGGCCCCGACCCGCAGACCGGAGACAGAATGGGGCGCCGCTCTCACGCCCCAGGACAGGACGTGACCCAAGGGCCCAACTTTAACGCGCCAGCGCCAGCGCGCCGCCCGGTGGACGGAGGTTTCACAGACGCAAGGGGGGCGCAGCCCCCCTTGGATCCCCGCCCCTTTCGGGCGGCGTTCAGCCGCCCGAAAGGGAGAGCCGCGGCGCCGTCTCCGGCGTCCACGGGTTCTCCCGGAAATCGGAAACGGCCAATCGCGCCCGGTACCGCGCGCAGAGTTCCAGCGCATCGCCCAGCGCGAAGTCGTGGTGCACCGCCGGGTACCGCCGCAGGTTCGCCTCGGCCAGGGCGAAGAGGTTGCCCGCCGGCTTGAGCCGCCCCTTCTTCAGATGGACGAAGGCCCCGGCCAGCTGGATCAGCCCCTTGTAGAAGTCCCCGTCCGGCTGGCGGCGGCGGGGGAGCCAGAGGGCTTCCAGGACGTCGTGGGCCTCGTAATAAAGCTGCTGGTTGAAGCAGGCGAAATAGCCGGAGTAATGCGGGTCGTGGCCGGGATCGGCCTCCCCGCATGCGGCGAGCAGCTCGGCGACTCGGTCCGACTTGCTCAAGCCAGCTTGTTCTCCTTGAGGAAGGCCTCCAGCTCCTCCCCGCCGAAGTCGGCCAGGAGGTGGTCCTCCCATTCCAGGGTGGGGGCTTTCGTCTGGCCGGAAATTTCCTGCATCCGCTTGAAGGCCTGGCGGTCCCGGAGGACGTCGACCCGGTCATAGGAAATATGGTGGCGGTTCAGGACTTCCTCCGCCTCGGTGCACCAGGGGCAGCCGGTCTTCACGTACAAAGTGGGCATGGGGGTACCCTACGCCCAAAACGAAAATTTGTCGAAAAGCGCGCGACTTTTTCCAAACGCCCCGGTTAAATCCCGACCTATGCGCAAGCTCTCCCTGCTGATTGTCGCCGCGACCCTGGCCTCCTTCACCGGCCTGTCTCTGGCCCAGACCCCCGCTTCCAACGCCCCCGTCACTCCCGTGACGGAGCCCGCTCCCGCCGTCCAGGCGCCGGCCGACGCCACGCCGTCGAGCTCCACCGCCACCCCCTCGGCCCCCGCGCCGGCGGAAAACACCGCCACCAACGCCCCCGCCAAGACGGAGGCGGCGGCCAAGAAGACCACGGCCAAGAAGTCTTCCTCCTCCAAGAAGAAGGCCAAAAAGAAGAAGAAGGCCAAGAAGACCACGAAAACGACGAAGACGACCGAGTCTTCCCAGTAATCTTTCCCGAATCACCCGAAACAAAAAAACCCAGCGGCAAGGCGCCGCTGGGTTTTTTCGTGCCGGGATTTTCCTACGCCTCGTCGAACGGGTCGCCGAACTCGGTGCCCAGGTTGCGCGCCACGCGGATCGCGTCGGCGGGCAGGGGTTTTTTCTTTCCCAGGATGTCGGAGAGGGCGCGCAGCTGCATCTGCCCCTGGGCCTGGGCGACCATCACGCCGCTCTGTCCTTCCGTGAGGGCCAGGACGGCGCGTTCCCCCATCCGGCTGCCCAGCAGGCGGTCGAAGTGGGTGGGCACGCCGCCGCGCTGGACGTGGCCCAGGACAGTCAAACGCATTTCCTGACGAATGGGGCCTGCGTCGTGCAGGCGCTTCATCAGCTCCTCCCCGCTGCAGACGCCTTCCGCCACGATGATGACGCTGTTGTTGTGGTTGTGCTCGAAGCGGCGGGCCAGCTTTTCCAGGATGCGCGGGGCGTTGAGCTTGTACTCCGGGATGACGGCGATCTGGGAGCCGGTGGAGATCGTCGTCATGAGGGCCAGGTAGCCGCTGTCGCGGCCCATGACCTCCACGATGAAGCAGCGCCGGTGGCTGGCCGCCGTGGCGCGGATCATGTCGACGAGGTGGATGATGGTGTTCAGCGCCGTGTCGACGCCGATGCCCATGTCGGTCCCGTAGATGTCGTTGTCGATCGTGCCGGGAAGGCCGACGACGGGGAAGCCGAGCTGGTGGAGCTTCTGCGCGCCGGTCAGGGAGCCGTCCCCGCCGATGACGATGAGCCCCTCGATCCCCTGGCGGCGGAGCACCTCCACGGCGCGGCGCTGGCCCGCTTCCTCGCGGAATTCCAGGCAGCGGCTGGTTTGCAGGAAGGTTCCGGGATCGCGGTTTTTCCCGCTGACCTTCAGGGCGTCGAGGGGGACGAACTGCTCGTCAAAGATGCCCTGGTATCCATTCTGGATGCCCACGACTTCCAAGCCGAAGTTCAGGCCGGTGCGGGTGACGGAGGCGATGGCCGGGTTCATTCCCGGCGAGTCGCCGCCGGAGGTAAGGACGGCAAAGCGCTTCATTTACGTTATTTCGATCGTTTCGTGTTCGGTCAGGACGAGGTCCAAGGGGACATCATGCCCGGCGGCGGCGATTTCCGCAAGTTCCTGGCAGGAGAAGAAAAGGCCCGCCTTCAGGGCGCCCGGAGGCAGACCGGCCAGAAGCCGGTCGTACCAGCCGCCGCCGCGGCCCAGGCGGCGCAGCCGCCGGTCGAAGCCGACGCCGGGGACGGCGATGAGGGTGACGGTTTCCGGCGCGACGCGCGGCGCGGCGGCCGCGGGCTGGCGGAAGCGGTGGCCCTGCGCCGTGCGGGTCCACTCCCAGGCGGCGGGGTCGGCGGGGTTTTCCACCAGGGCCAGTTCTATGCCGCCTTCCGCAAGGCGCGGGTAGGCGGCGGGCCCGGGCGGCGGCCCGCAGTCCGGCTCCGCGCCGAAGGGGAGGAAGAGGGCCAGCCCCTCCCCCCGCGCGATCGCCGCCTGCCAGGCGGGCAGGGCGCGGAGGCGGGCGGCGATGGCGGCCGAGCCGCCGTCCCGCTCCGGCAGGGAGAGGGCGCGGAGGCGCTCCGCCAGTTCGGCCCGCTGGACGGCTTTGGCGCTCAAAAAATCTGGGGCATCCCCTCGAAGAGGAATTTGATCTGCTGGGTGATGCCGACCTTGGCGGCGGCGACGAGCAGGCGCTGCGCGGGCTCGTGCAGGGGCTCGTAGCTCATCCGGTAGGTGCCGAAGTGCATCGGGATCATCATTTGCGCCTGCAGGTCGCGGAAGGCCAGGACCGCCTGCTCCGGGCCGATGTGGACGTCCCGGCGGGAGGGCGGCTCGTACGCGCCGATGGGCATGAGGACGATCTCCGGCTTGAGCCGCTTGCCGATCTCCTTCAGCTCCGGGCAGTAGGCGGTGTCGCCGCAGTGGAAGATGGAGCGGCCCTGGTACTCCACGCAGAAGCCGCCGTACCCCCGGTGGCGGTCGGTGAGGACGCGCGCCCCCCAGTGCTTGGCCGGGGTGAAGGTGATCTTCAGGCCCCGGAACTGCCAGGAGTCCCACCAGTTCATCTCGTGCACTTTCTCGAAGCCGAGGTCGTGGACCAGGTTGGAGACGCCGGAGGGGACGACGATGGGCTGCCGCGCCGCCACCTGCCGTAGGGAGCGGCGG
This window contains:
- a CDS encoding DUF309 domain-containing protein; amino-acid sequence: MSKSDRVAELLAACGEADPGHDPHYSGYFACFNQQLYYEAHDVLEALWLPRRRQPDGDFYKGLIQLAGAFVHLKKGRLKPAGNLFALAEANLRRYPAVHHDFALGDALELCARYRARLAVSDFRENPWTPETAPRLSLSGG
- a CDS encoding glutaredoxin family protein → MPTLYVKTGCPWCTEAEEVLNRHHISYDRVDVLRDRQAFKRMQEISGQTKAPTLEWEDHLLADFGGEELEAFLKENKLA
- a CDS encoding ATP-dependent 6-phosphofructokinase, whose translation is MKRFAVLTSGGDSPGMNPAIASVTRTGLNFGLEVVGIQNGYQGIFDEQFVPLDALKVSGKNRDPGTFLQTSRCLEFREEAGQRRAVEVLRRQGIEGLIVIGGDGSLTGAQKLHQLGFPVVGLPGTIDNDIYGTDMGIGVDTALNTIIHLVDMIRATAASHRRCFIVEVMGRDSGYLALMTTISTGSQIAVIPEYKLNAPRILEKLARRFEHNHNNSVIIVAEGVCSGEELMKRLHDAGPIRQEMRLTVLGHVQRGGVPTHFDRLLGSRMGERAVLALTEGQSGVMVAQAQGQMQLRALSDILGKKKPLPADAIRVARNLGTEFGDPFDEA
- a CDS encoding 5-formyltetrahydrofolate cyclo-ligase, encoding MSAKAVQRAELAERLRALSLPERDGGSAAIAARLRALPAWQAAIARGEGLALFLPFGAEPDCGPPPGPAAYPRLAEGGIELALVENPADPAAWEWTRTAQGHRFRQPAAAAPRVAPETVTLIAVPGVGFDRRLRRLGRGGGWYDRLLAGLPPGALKAGLFFSCQELAEIAAAGHDVPLDLVLTEHETIEIT
- a CDS encoding MBL fold metallo-hydrolase; this translates as MSSAPHHHPASHFRGDETGAQIDALRKPRPGRGKNFITEVLLPSLLMRKQGTQHKPIFPKVGKGQVCLTWIGHASFLIQTEQHNILIDPNWANWMLVIRRLRHAGLSIQDLPNIDLVLVTHAHFDHLNRRSLRQVAARQPIVVPSGVSNLVHDLGFEKVHEMNWWDSWQFRGLKITFTPAKHWGARVLTDRHRGYGGFCVEYQGRSIFHCGDTAYCPELKEIGKRLKPEIVLMPIGAYEPPSRRDVHIGPEQAVLAFRDLQAQMMIPMHFGTYRMSYEPLHEPAQRLLVAAAKVGITQQIKFLFEGMPQIF